In Melospiza melodia melodia isolate bMelMel2 chromosome 11, bMelMel2.pri, whole genome shotgun sequence, the following proteins share a genomic window:
- the SSX2IP gene encoding afadin- and alpha-actinin-binding protein isoform X1: protein MGDWRTVTVPLLSSDSKNIFPYTSERKSPASMSSEVLRLSLPSAKSMHSFFSAFCTEENIEQSISYIDRELTTMGFPSIYAESKGKELDLVSMVNCMNELLVLQHKNLRAQEEIEIQHLKLGSDMDHLQNCYTKLKEQLELSKREIVGLQERDRQLQSKNRNLHQLLKNEKDEVQKLQNVISSRATQYNHDMKRKEREYNKLKERLHQLVMNKKDKKLAMEVLNYVGRADGKRGAWRTDKTEARNEEEMYKVLLSDYEQRQKQLLLENTELKKVLQQMKKDIISLLPPQKQKPKERSEDGPVLSDQEEDIGELNKENMWELSCETVREQLTNSIRKQWRMLKNHVEKLDNQVSRGHSGALNEKDVISREDHELETGKLELEIQQCKEMIRTQQQLLQQQLTCDDDTTLLLQDCYLLEERERLQEEWRLFREQKRNFEKERKSFTEAAIRLGLERKAFEEDRGAWLKHQFLTMTADCKSENSATPSAFLRSADTDLRLVRSASQQKRPPSVLSTTTSPEPCQISQYITQNSVASEKPAADYLPNLWVGSDGKEETEECTKTWEDSGLDTLCRNLHMEQLP from the exons ATGGGAGATTGGAGGACTGTTACTGTGCCGCTGCTGTCGTCAG ATAGCAAAAATATATTTCCATATACCTCAGAAAGGAAATCTCCTGCAAGCATGAGCTCAGAAGTGCTACGCTTGTCACTGCCTTCAGCCAAAAGCATGCACAGCTTTTTCAGTGCCTTCTGCACAGAAGAGAATATTGAACAGAGTATATCCTATATTGATAGG GAATTAACAACGATGGGGTTTCCCTCTATTTATGCGGAGTCCAAAGGAAAAGAATTAGATTTAGTGTCTATGGTCAATTGTATGAATGAATTGCTTGTACTGCAGCACAAGAACCTCCGAGCTCAGGAAGAAATAGAAATACAGCATCTCAAACTGGGGAGTGATATGGATCACTTGCAGAACTGCTATACTAAGTTAAAG GAACAGTTGGAATTATCTAAAAGGGAAATAGTTGGGCTTCAGGAAAGAGACAGACAACTGCAAAGCAAGAACAGAAATTTGCACCAGTTACTTAAAAATGAAAAGGATGAA GTTCAGAAGTTACAGAATGTAATTTCAAGTAGAGCTACACAATACAATCATGATATgaagaggaaagagagagaataTAACAAATTAAAGGAGCGCTTACATCAGTTAGTCATGAATAAAAAGGATAAAAAGTTAG CTATGGAAGTTCTAAATTATGTTGGTAGAGCTGATGGGAAGAGAGGTGCATGGAGGACTGATAAGACAGAAGCCAG AAACGAGGAAGAAATGTACAAAGTTCTGTTAAGTGATTATGAACAACGCcaaaaacagcttttactggaaaataCTGAGCTAAAGAAAGTTCTTCAGCAAATGAAGAAAGATATTATTTCACTACTTCCACCACAGAAACAAAAACCTAAAGAGAGATCTGAAGATGGGCCG GTGCTGTCAGACCAGGAGGAAGATATTGGAGAATTAAACAAAGAGAATATGTGGGAATTATCTTGTGAAACTGTGCGAGAGCAGCTTACCAACAGCATTAGAAAGCAGTGGCGAATGTTGAAAAATCACGTTGAAAAGCTGGATAACCAAG TGTCACGTGGACATTCCGGAGCTTTGAATGAAAAAGATGTAATTTCAAGAGAAGACCATGAGCTAGAAACTGGAAAGTTAGAGTTAGAGATTCAGCAATGTAAAGAAATGATCAGAACTCAGCAACAGCTCTTACAG CAACAGCTTACCTGTGATGATGACACCACTCTGTTACTACAAGACTGCTATTTGTTGGAAGAAAGAGAGCGTCTCCAGGAAGAATGGAGGCTGTTTCGAGAGCAAAAAAGGAATTTTGAGAAAGAACGGAAAAGTTTTACAGAAGCTGCTATTAGATTAGGACTTGAG AGAAAGGCATTTGAAGAAGATAGAGGAGCATGGCTGAAGCACCAGTTCTTAACTATGACTGCTGATTGCAAGTCTGAAAATTCAGCAACTCCAAGTGCCTTCTTAAGAA GTGCTGACACAGACCTTCGTTTAGTGAGATCTGCATCTCAGCAAAAGAGACCTCCCTCTGTGTTGAGTACTACTACTTCACCAGAGCCTTGCCAGATATCCCAGTACATTACCCAAAACAG TGTTGCATCAGAAAAACCTGCTGCAGATTACTTGCCAAATCTGTGGGTGGGAAGTGATGGCAAAGAAGAAACTGAAGAATGCACAAAGACATGGGAAGACTCTGGACTCGACACTCTATGTAGAAACTTGCACATGGAACAGCTGCCTTAG
- the LOC134423115 gene encoding vitellogenin-2-like: MSATAPFTFTMRGIILALALTLVGSQKFDIEPGFSSKKTYVYSYEGWVLNGLQEKNFAKAGVRLSCKLEISGLSENSYLLKIRSPQLEEYNGIWPRDPFTQSSKITQMVSSCLTRPFKFEYSSGRVGNIYGPENCPDTCINIVRGILNMIQITIKKSQNVYELQEAGIGGVCHTRYVIQEDKKNNRVSVTKTVDQNNCQEKVVKSLGMAYVYPCPVDMMKERIIKGTAAFSYKLKQSDSGALITEAGSQQVYQISPFSEPTGVAVTEAKQQLTLLEVKSEWGSSPDISMQSYGSLQYQFPAVLPQMSVQLIKTKNPEQRIIETLQHIVLNNQQDFHDDLPYRFLELVQLCKLTSADTLESLWRQFSDKPRYRRWLLSAVSATGIPEALKFIKSRIRSDDLSYLQALLSVPFALHFTKADEHTVPIAADLVTSSRVQKNPLLQQLASLGYSSVVNRYCSQTSACPKEALQPIHDLADEALSRGREDKMKLALKCIGNMGEPASIKRILKFLPIFSSSASDIPIHIQIDAIMALRKIAWKDCKTVQGYLIQILADESLSPEVRMMACAVIFETRPALPLITTIANVAMKESNLQVASFVYSHMKALSKSRLPYTYNISSACNIALKLLAPKLDRLSYRYSKVIRVGGYFDNYKVGAAGEVLVMNSPGTMFPSAIISKLMAYSAGSVADLVEAGVRVEGLTDVIMKRNIPFAEYSTYKKIKEIGKALLGWKELPTETPLISAYFKLFGQELAYININKEVLQQAVKAVLEPAGRSTLLRRAAAQLRAGTAAQWTQPLWLGELRYIVPTAPGLPLEYSSYSTALARAAASVDGKISPPLTGDFRPSQLLESTVQIRSDINPSLYIQKFATMGVNTEYFQQAVEIQGKVLTRVPIKFDAKIDMKLKNIKIETNPCHEETELVVGRHKAFAVSRNLGELGVEKRTAILPGDASSNIVEEPFKPSDKASSEDFTKPAADSAPRKRAHGSQEDLGPVAGRKAHKRDICVKLQHLGCQLCFASRSRDASFLKNTYLHRLIGEHEAKIVLIPVETDAAIDKIQLEIQAGSRAASKIINEVNAESEEEGESSLYGDIQAKLKKILGIDNVFKIANKTRHPKKQPAKKENTVLTELGADPDTKHPSSSSSASSAASSSSSSAVSPHRKEVGDEDENNQEEQAKNKDASSKSSSSSGRSNSKSSSSESSSKSSSSGKSSKSSSSGKSSKSSSSGKSSKSSSSSSDRSSKSSSSDRSSKSSSSDRSSKSSSSSSDRSSKSSSSSSRSRKSSSSSSSSSSKSSSSSSSSKSSGSSDRSSKSSSSRSSSSSKSSSSSSKSSSSSSKSSSSSSRSRSSSSRKSSSHHSHGHHSRHVNGSSSSSESLSHHSHEHHSGHLEGGSSSSSSAYSKIWEAHEIYQYRFKSAHRQEEVPKRKLPDDQIDSSHSSARSSHATSRASWPKFLGDVKAPVLAVFLHGIRDDKKIGGLQLVVYADIDSIKPRMQVFVSNLTDSSKWKLCADASVHNAHKAKAYLKWGRNCQDYKVSSELVTGQFAAHPAVQVKLEWPKVPSSIRSVAEWFYKFVPGAAFMLGFSEKEDKNPSRQARVIVALTSPRTCDVVIKLPDITLYEKAMRLPLSLPVGPRTSTSELQPPSWNVFAKAPSAVLENLKAQCSVSYNKVSTFNEVRFNYTMPADCYHILAQDCSSDLKFLVMMKNVDESVNLKVINIKIGNHEVDMRPADGRVQLLVDGAESPANVSLTSAGASLWIHSENQGLALLAPAYGIDKLYFDGYTFRIQVALWMAGKMCGLCGKYDAECEQEYRMPNGYVAKDAVSFGHSWILEERPCRGACKLRHAFVKLERAVQLAGVESRCLSTEPVLRCNKGCAPTRTAPVTVGFHCVPADSATSLTDKQMKFDQKSEDMKDTVDAHIACTCENENCI, translated from the exons ATGTCTGCCACAGCCCCATTCACCTTCACTATGAGGGGGATCATCCTTGCACTAGCGCTCACCCTTGTAG GTAGTCAGAAGTTTGACATCG AGCCTGGATTCAGTAGCAAAAAGACCTACGTGTACAGTTATGAAGGCTGGGTGTTGAATGGGCTTCAAGAAAAGAATTTTGCCAAAGCTGGCGTGCGCCTGAGCTGCAAACTGGAGATCAGTGGGCTGTCGGAGAACAGCTACCTCCTCAAG ATCCGCTCCCCACAGCTGGAGGAATACAATGGCATCTGGCCCAGGGACCCATTCACTCAATCTTCCAAAATCACCCAGATGGTTTCCTCATGCCTTACCCGGCCCTTCAAGTTTGAATACAGCAGTGGACGGGTTGGAAACATTTATGGCCCAGAAAACTGCCCTGACACTTGCATTAACATTGTGAGAGGAATACTGAACATGATACAAATAACCATTAAGAAGTCACAGAATGTGTATGAATTGCAAGAG GCTGGGATTGGAGGTGTTTGCCATACAAGGTATGTCATCCAGGAAGACAAGAAGAACAACCGAGTCTCTGTGACCAAAACCGTAGACCAAAATAATTGCCAGGAAAAAGTGGTGAAGAGTCTTGGAATGGCTTACGTCTACCCCTGCCCTGTTGACATGATG AAAGAAAGGATCATCAAGGGGACTGCAGCTTTCTCCTACAAGCTGAAGCAGTCGGACAGTGGTGCCCTGATCACAGAGGCTGGGTCTCAGCAGGTGTATCAGATCTCACCCTTCAGTGAACCCACCGGGGTCGCTGTCACGGAAGCAAA ACAACAACTCACCTTGCTGGAGGTGAAGAGTGAATGGGGGAGCTCCCCAGACATCTCCATGCAGAGCTATGGAAGCCTTCAATACCAGTTTCCAGCAGTACTGCCACAGATGTCGGTGCAGCTCATCAAGACCAAAAACCCTGAGCAACGG ATAATTGAAACACTGCAACACATAGTCCTGAATAACCAGCAAGATTTCCATGATGATCTCCCATACCGCTTCCTGGAGCTCGTCCAGCTCTGCAAGCTGACAAGCGCTGACACCCTTGAGTCCCTCTGGAGACAATTCTCAGACAAGCCCCGCTACAG GCGGTGGCTGCTGAGCGCAGTCTCTGCGACGGGCATCCCAGAAGCTCTGAAATTCATCAAGAGCAGAATCCGCAGTGACGACCTCAGCTACCTTCAGGCTCTTCTCAGCGTTCCCTTTGCTCTCCATTTCACAAAAGCTGATGAACACACTGTTCCAATAGCAGCA GATTTAGTGACAAGTTCTCGAGTCCAGAAAAATCCCTTGCTTCAACAACTTGCCAGCTTGGGATACAGTTCTGTGGTGAATAGATACTGTTCTCAGACCTCAGCTTGTCCTAAAGAAGCTCTCCAG CCCATCCATGACCTGGCAGATGAAGCACTCAGCAGGGGCCGTGAGGACAAAATGAAATTGGCTCTGAAGTGCATTGGCAACATGGGAGAACCAGCCAGCATCAAGCGCATCCTCAagttcctccccattttttcaTCCAGTGCTTCTGATATCCCCATCCACATTCAGATTGATGCCATAATGGCCTTGAGAAAAATTGCTTGGAAGGACTGCAAAACA GTGCAGGGATATCTCATCCAGATCCTGGCTGATGAGTCGCTTTCCCCCGAAGTGCGGATGATGGCTTGTGCTGTTATCTTTGAGACAAGGCCTGCCCTTCCCTTGATAACAACCATTGCCAACGTGGCCATGAAGGAGAGCAATTTACAAGTGGCCAGTTTTGTGTATTCCCACATGAAGGCTTTGTCCAAGAGCAGGTTGCCATACACCTACAACAT aTCTTCAGCTTGCAATATTGCCCTTAAGCTGCTGGCCCCCAAATTGGACAGGCTGAGCTATCGCTACAGCAAGGTCATACGTGTTGGTGGCTACTTTG ATAACTATAAAGTTGGTGCTGCTGGAGAAGTCCTTGTTATGAACAGCCCAGGAACAATGTTCCCATCAGCAATCATTTCCAAGCTGATGGCATATTCTGCAGGGTCGGTGGCTGATTTGGTGGAG GCTGGTGTCCGTGTGGAAGGCCTCACAGATGTCATCATGAAACGAAATATCCCATTTGCTGAATATTCCACATACAAAAAGATAAAGGAGATTGGAAAAGCT ctgctgggatggaaggagctgcCAACAGAAACCCCCTTGATATCAGCCTACTTTAAACTCTTTGGCCAAGAGCTGGCCTACATCAACATCAACAAGGAGGTGCTGCAGCAGGCCGTGAAG GCCGTGCTGGAGCCCGCAGGCCGGAGCACGCTGCTGAGGAGGGCGGCGGCCCAGCTGCGCGCCGGCACCGCGGCCCAGTGGACGCAGCCGCTGTGGCTGGGAGAGCTGCGCTACATCGTCCCCACGGCCCCCGGGCTGCCCCTGGAGTACAGCTCCTACAGCACGGCCctggccagggctgctgccagcg TTGATGGAAAGATATCTCCCCCTTTAACTGGAGATTTTAGACCTTCACAGTTGCTCGAATCCACTGTGCAGATTCGTTCTGACATAAACCCCAG TCTATACATACAGAAATTTGCAACAATGGGTGTTAACACAGAATACTTCCAGCAAGCTGTGGAAATTCAAGGCAAGGTCCTGACAAGAGTGCCAATCAAGTTTGATGCTAAGATAGACATGAAGCTGAAAAATATTAAGATTGAAACAAATCCATGCCATGAGGAAACTGAGCTAGTGGTTGGAAG ACATAAGGCTTTTGCTGTATCAAGAAATTTAGGAGAGCTAGGTGTTGAAAAGAGAACTGCAATTCTCCCAGGAGATGCTTCATCAAATATTGTGGAAGAACCTTTCAAACCATCAGATAAAGCTTCCAGTGAAGACTTCACAAAG CCAGCAGCTGACAGCGCCCCAAGGAAACGTGCCCATGGCTCTCAAGAGGATCTTGgccccgtggcaggaaggaaagctcATAAACGAGACATTTGTGTCAAGCTGCAGCAccttggctgccagctctgctttgCCAGCAGGTCACGAGATGCCAGCTTCCTGAAGAACACCTATTTGCACAGGCTGATCGGAGAGCACGAGGCTAAAATAGTCTTGATCCCAG TTGAAACAGATGCTGCTATTGACAAAATTCAGCTGGAGATTCAAGCAGGATCCAGAGCAGCTTCCAAAATAATTAATGAAGTAAACGCAGAGTCGGAGGAAGAGGGTGAATCATCTCTGTATGGGGACATTCAAGCTAAACTGAAGAAGATTCTGGGCATTGACAATGTGTTCAAG ATTGCAAATAAAACACGACACCCGAAGAAGCAACCTGCAAAGAAGGAAAACACTGTGCTTACAGAGCTTGGGGCAGACCCTGACACAAAACATCCCTCCAGCTCATCTTCTGCCTCCTCagctgcctcctcttcctcatcgtCTGCTGTTTCTCCTCATCGTAAAGAGGTTGGCGATGAAGATGAGAATAATCAAGAAGAGCAAGCGAAAAACAAAGATGCAAgcagcaagagcagcagcagcagtggcagaagCAACAGCAAGAGTAGCAGCAGTGAGAGCAGTagcaagagcagcagcagtggcaaaagcagcaagagcagcagcagtggcaaaaGCAGCAAGAGTAGCAGCAGTGGCAAAAgcagcaagagcagcagcagcagtagtgaCAGAAGTAGCAAGAGTAGCAGCAGTGACAGAAGTAGCAAGAGTAGCAGCAGTGACAGAAGtagcaagagcagcagcagcagtagtgaCAGAAGTAGCAAGAGTAGTAGCAGTAGCAGCAGAAGCCGCAAGAGCAGCagtagtagcagcagcagcagtagcaaaagcagtagcagcagcagcagtagcaagagcagtggcagcagtgacagaagtagcaagagcagcagcagtagaagcagcagcagcagcaaaagcagtagcagcagcagcaaaagcagtAGTAGTagcagcaaaagcagcagcagcagtagtcgcagcagaagcagcagcagcaggaagtcaTCAAGTCATCACAGCCATGGGCATCACTCGAGGCATGtaaatggcagcagcagcagcagcgagtcACTGAGCCACCACAGCCATGAACATCATTCAGGACATCTGgaaggtggcagcagcagcagcagcagtgcataTTCCAAAATATGG GAAGCTCATGAGATTTATCAGTACCGCTTTAAATCAGCACACAGACAAGAAGAG gtCCCAAAAAGAAAACTCCCAGATGACCAAATTGACAGCTCACATTCCTCTGCCAGATCCAGTCATGCCACATCTCGAGCTTCATGG CCCAAGTTTTTGGGAGATGTTAAAGCCCCAGTGTTAGCAGTTTTCCTGCATGGTATCCGTGATGATAAGAAGATAGGAGGCCTCCAGCTCGTGGTGTATGCTGATATTGACTCCATCAAGCCTCGGATGCAGGTATTTGTGTCCAACCTCACAGATTCAAGCAAGTGGAAGCTATGTGCTGATGCTTCAGTCCACAATGCTCACAAGGCAAAG GCCTACCTGAAATGGGGACGGAATTGCCAGGACTACAAGGTTTCATCTGAGCTGGTAACTGGGCAgtttgctgcccaccctgctgtaCAAGTGAAACTGGAGTGGCCTAAAGTTCCTTCCAGCATCAGATCCGTGGCAGAATG GTTTTACAAGTTCGTCCCTGGGGCTGCATTTatgctgggattctctgaaaaAGAGGACAAGAATCCTTCTCGACAAGCCAGGGTGATCGTGGCTCTAACTTCTCCAAGGACTTGTGATGTTGTTATCAAGCTTCCTGAT ATTACCCTCTATGAAAAAGCCATGAGGCTTCCCCTGTCACTCCCAGTAGGGCCAAGGACATCAACGTCAGAGCTGCAGCCTCCCAGCTGGAATGTCTTTGCTAAAGCCCCTTCTGCAGTGCTCGAGAATTTGAAAG ctcAATGCTCAGTTTCCTACAACAAGGTCTCAACTTTCAATGAAGTTCGGTTTAACTACACAATGCCAGCAGACTGCTACCACATCTTGGCtcaggactgcagctctgaccTGAAGTTCCTGGTGATGATGAAGAATGTAGATGAATCTGTGAACTTGAAAGTGATCAACATCAAGATTGGCAATCA TGAGGTCGACATGCGCCCTGCCGACGGACGCGTGCAGCTGCTGGTGGACGGGGCTGAGAGCCCAGCCAACGTGTCCTTGACATCTGCTG gTGCTTCTCTGTGGATCCACAGTGAAAATCAAGGGCTTGCACTCCTCGCCCCAGCCTATGGCATTGACAAACTGTACTTTGATGGATACACATTCAGG ATCCAAGTTGCTCTATGGATGGCAGGGAAAATGTGTGGACTATGTGGAAAATACGATGCAGAATGCGAACAGGAATATCGGATGCCCAATGGATATGTAGCTAAAGATGCAGTGAGCTTTGGGCATTCTTGGATTTTGGAAGAAAGACCTTGTAGAGGAG CCTGCAAGCTGCGGCACGCCTTTGTGAAGCTGGAGCGGGCGGTGCAGCTGGCCGGGGTCGAGTCGCGCTGCCTCTCCACGGAGCCCGTGCTGCGCTGCAACAAGGGCTGCGCCCCCACCCGCACCGCCCCGGTCACCGTGGGCTTCCACTGCGTCCCGGCAG ATTCAGCCACCAGCCTGACAGACAAGCAGATGAAGTTTGACCAGAAGTCAGAGGATATGAAGGACACTGTTGATGCACACATAGCCTGTACTTGTGAGAATGAAAACTGCATATGA
- the SSX2IP gene encoding afadin- and alpha-actinin-binding protein isoform X2, with protein MGDWRTVTVPLLSSDSKNIFPYTSERKSPASMSSEVLRLSLPSAKSMHSFFSAFCTEENIEQSISYIDRELTTMGFPSIYAESKGKELDLVSMVNCMNELLVLQHKNLRAQEEIEIQHLKLGSDMDHLQNCYTKLKVQKLQNVISSRATQYNHDMKRKEREYNKLKERLHQLVMNKKDKKLAMEVLNYVGRADGKRGAWRTDKTEARNEEEMYKVLLSDYEQRQKQLLLENTELKKVLQQMKKDIISLLPPQKQKPKERSEDGPVLSDQEEDIGELNKENMWELSCETVREQLTNSIRKQWRMLKNHVEKLDNQVSRGHSGALNEKDVISREDHELETGKLELEIQQCKEMIRTQQQLLQQQLTCDDDTTLLLQDCYLLEERERLQEEWRLFREQKRNFEKERKSFTEAAIRLGLERKAFEEDRGAWLKHQFLTMTADCKSENSATPSAFLRSADTDLRLVRSASQQKRPPSVLSTTTSPEPCQISQYITQNSVASEKPAADYLPNLWVGSDGKEETEECTKTWEDSGLDTLCRNLHMEQLP; from the exons ATGGGAGATTGGAGGACTGTTACTGTGCCGCTGCTGTCGTCAG ATAGCAAAAATATATTTCCATATACCTCAGAAAGGAAATCTCCTGCAAGCATGAGCTCAGAAGTGCTACGCTTGTCACTGCCTTCAGCCAAAAGCATGCACAGCTTTTTCAGTGCCTTCTGCACAGAAGAGAATATTGAACAGAGTATATCCTATATTGATAGG GAATTAACAACGATGGGGTTTCCCTCTATTTATGCGGAGTCCAAAGGAAAAGAATTAGATTTAGTGTCTATGGTCAATTGTATGAATGAATTGCTTGTACTGCAGCACAAGAACCTCCGAGCTCAGGAAGAAATAGAAATACAGCATCTCAAACTGGGGAGTGATATGGATCACTTGCAGAACTGCTATACTAAGTTAAAG GTTCAGAAGTTACAGAATGTAATTTCAAGTAGAGCTACACAATACAATCATGATATgaagaggaaagagagagaataTAACAAATTAAAGGAGCGCTTACATCAGTTAGTCATGAATAAAAAGGATAAAAAGTTAG CTATGGAAGTTCTAAATTATGTTGGTAGAGCTGATGGGAAGAGAGGTGCATGGAGGACTGATAAGACAGAAGCCAG AAACGAGGAAGAAATGTACAAAGTTCTGTTAAGTGATTATGAACAACGCcaaaaacagcttttactggaaaataCTGAGCTAAAGAAAGTTCTTCAGCAAATGAAGAAAGATATTATTTCACTACTTCCACCACAGAAACAAAAACCTAAAGAGAGATCTGAAGATGGGCCG GTGCTGTCAGACCAGGAGGAAGATATTGGAGAATTAAACAAAGAGAATATGTGGGAATTATCTTGTGAAACTGTGCGAGAGCAGCTTACCAACAGCATTAGAAAGCAGTGGCGAATGTTGAAAAATCACGTTGAAAAGCTGGATAACCAAG TGTCACGTGGACATTCCGGAGCTTTGAATGAAAAAGATGTAATTTCAAGAGAAGACCATGAGCTAGAAACTGGAAAGTTAGAGTTAGAGATTCAGCAATGTAAAGAAATGATCAGAACTCAGCAACAGCTCTTACAG CAACAGCTTACCTGTGATGATGACACCACTCTGTTACTACAAGACTGCTATTTGTTGGAAGAAAGAGAGCGTCTCCAGGAAGAATGGAGGCTGTTTCGAGAGCAAAAAAGGAATTTTGAGAAAGAACGGAAAAGTTTTACAGAAGCTGCTATTAGATTAGGACTTGAG AGAAAGGCATTTGAAGAAGATAGAGGAGCATGGCTGAAGCACCAGTTCTTAACTATGACTGCTGATTGCAAGTCTGAAAATTCAGCAACTCCAAGTGCCTTCTTAAGAA GTGCTGACACAGACCTTCGTTTAGTGAGATCTGCATCTCAGCAAAAGAGACCTCCCTCTGTGTTGAGTACTACTACTTCACCAGAGCCTTGCCAGATATCCCAGTACATTACCCAAAACAG TGTTGCATCAGAAAAACCTGCTGCAGATTACTTGCCAAATCTGTGGGTGGGAAGTGATGGCAAAGAAGAAACTGAAGAATGCACAAAGACATGGGAAGACTCTGGACTCGACACTCTATGTAGAAACTTGCACATGGAACAGCTGCCTTAG